A genomic stretch from Arachis stenosperma cultivar V10309 chromosome 3, arast.V10309.gnm1.PFL2, whole genome shotgun sequence includes:
- the LOC130967306 gene encoding uncharacterized protein LOC130967306, giving the protein MLEQLDSLVQKLAKGKDESPQIQRETGGESSAKFETPGGINQIPDDMKEKCYIWGTRLKEDAKGNTDEFEEICTLIGQGEYILMRTHLASLQAKSDIECQIVSAVCLILNQKKEKRFQAQIYCLPPDIVSMALSDHPRGEFISQKTNREFMVEAYPSFIPFIDRKKLSSHPYIFAPVCHSGHWWLWLINTRTRKCQILDPLHKKAPSPERKDINKFTGYVFSRLIAYAGGKPLEKGEKEKEIKAPYVKISGQKTSYDCAIYVMKWLELIEPENIKKGKYEWDNWTQEEVDHYRVEYASRILFSEMNTQRDQAIRESSAIRLSKPFSVLLSPFCQINSADIETG; this is encoded by the exons ATGCTAGAACAATTGGACAGTTTGGTCCAAAAGTTAGCAAAGGGAAAAGACGAAAGTCCACAAATTCAGAGGGAGACTGGGGGAGAAAGTTCTGCAAAGTTTGAAACCCCGGGGGGAATAAATCAAATTCCGGATGATATGAAAGAAAAGTGCTACATCTGGGGGACGAGACTGAAGGAAGATGCAAAGGGCAATACTGACGAGTTTGAGGAGATATGCACTCTGATTGGCCAAGGAGAATACATTTTGATGAGAACGCACCTTGCATCCCTCCAGGCAAAAAGTGATATAGAATGTCAG ATTGTATCTGCCGTCTGCCTCATCCTAAaccagaaaaaggaaaagaggtttcaggcacaaatatactgtctcccccccgatattgtg AGCATGGCACTTTCGGATCACCCAAGGGGGGAATTCATATCTCAGAAAACGAACAGAGAATTCATGGTGGAAGCCTACCCCAGTTTCATTCCCTTCatagatagaaaaaaattaagttcgcATCCATAT ATTTTTGCTCCTGTTTGCCACTCGGGACATTGGTGGTTATGGCTAATAAATACAAGAACGCGGAAATGTCAAATACTTGACCCGCTACACAAAAAAGCTCCAAGCCCTGAGAGAAAGGACATTAATAAATTCACT GGATATGTATTTTCAAGATTGATAGCATATGCCGGCGGGAAACCTCTCGAGAAAGgcgagaaggagaaggaaattAAAGCACCATATGTTAAAATTTCAGGCCAAAAAACAAG CTATGACTGCGCTATCTACGTAATGAAGTGGCTTGAGTTAATAGAGCCGGAAAACATTAAAAAGGGGAAGTATGAATGGGATAATTGGACACAG GAGGAGGTGGACCACTATAGAGTGGAGTATGCTTCCCGGATACTATTCAGTGAGATGAATACACAGAGAGATCAGGCAATTAGAGAGAGTAGTGCTATAAGGTTGTCGAAGccattctctgtattattgagtcCGTTTTGTCAGATTAATTCTGCTGATATAGAAACTGGGTAG
- the LOC130970232 gene encoding non-specific lipid transfer protein GPI-anchored 1-like, which produces MTRSGSRLYLLVLLVLVALQVEVEGADALAGKCSTVVQQVIPCLNFATGQAQVPSKECCDASSKIKDTAPECLCYVIQQTHKGSPEVKSMGIQEARLIQLPSACKLKNASISNCPKLLGLSPGSADAQIFTNISSSSNSSTASSSTSSSSSSATPTSQNDSHGTMLRPPLMRDITALMALPMLLLVLPTATVTLYS; this is translated from the exons ATGACAAGAAGTGGAAGCCGGTTGTACTTATTAGTGTTGTTGGTATTGGTGGCGCTGCAAGTGGAAGTGGAAGGAGCGGATGCTTTGGCGGGGAAGTGCAGCACGGTGGTGCAGCAGGTGATACCGTGCCTGAACTTCGCGACAGGGCAGGCTCAGGTACCGTCGAAGGAGTGCTGTGATGCTTCGTCGAAGATCAAGGACACCGCACCGGAGTGCCTCTGCTACGTGATCCAGCAAACCCACAAGGGCAGCCCTGAGGTGAAGAGTATGGGTATTCAAGAGGCTAGGCTCATCCAGCTCCCTTCTGCTTGCAAATTGAAGAATGCTAGCATCTCCAACTGTCCCA AGCTTCTAGGTCTATCTCCAGGCTCAGCAGATGCACAAATCTTCACTAACATCTCTTCATCGAGTAATAGTAGTACGGCTTCATCCTCAACCTCGTCCTCATCCTCATCAGCAACACCCACCTCGCAGAACGATTCCCATGGAACCATGCTTAGACCTCCTCTCATGAGAGACATAACAGCGCTCATGGCCTTGCCCATGCTTCTCCTTGTGCTTCCCACTGCAACTGTCACTCTTTACTCGTAA
- the LOC130969742 gene encoding squamosa promoter-binding-like protein 12 isoform X2, whose protein sequence is MEWNAKSPSQWEWEHLFFSNAKVTENPKLQPPPDWSGEANGETNVGLLDNSGGSGCSESELMNPSSSRSSKSASINSSSNRDSKTSMFTLESSQDDSSGKKEELVENSHSHEAPPGSGEPLLTLKLGKRLYFEDVCPGSDAKKNQSSSGAPIQAVSSGKKSKSNAQNMQYPCCQVEGCGLDLLSAKDYHRKHRVCENHSKSPKVVIAGLERRFCQQCSRFHGLSEFDENKRSCRRRLSDHNARRRKPHPETVQLNPSDLTPSPFVGRQQISPFTYTTSGAANTVWQDMRRSKQLPQTKDFLLKAVKGNNEIPSIVSMVTEDNSKGIAFASKTLILFNRLIQTHSL, encoded by the exons ATGGAGTGGAATGCAAAATCTCCCTCACAATGGGAGTGGGAGCACCTGTTCTTCTCCAATGCAAAAGTAACCGAAAACCCCAAATTACAACCACCACCAGATTGGAGTGGTGAAGCAAATGGAGAAACCAATGTTGGGTTGTTGGACAATTCTGGTGGTAGTGGTTGCTCTGAGTCTGAGCTCATGAACCCATCTTCGTCGAGAAGCTCGAAATCTGCTTCCATCAATTCATCTTCCAATAGGGATAGCAAAACATCTATGTTCACCTTAGAAAGTTCCCAAGATGATTCCAGTGGCAAAAAAGAAGAGCTGGTTGAAAACTCTCATTCGCATGAGGCGCCTCCTGGCTCTGGCGAACCGTTGCTTACTCTAAAGCTTGGCAAACGCTTGTACTTTGAGGATGTTTGTCCGGGAAGTGATGCCAAGAAGAACCAGTCTTCCTCAGGTGCTCCGATTCAAGCTGTGAGTAGTGGAAAGAAATCTAAGTCCAATGCTCAGAACATGCAATATCCATGCTGCCAGGTTGAAGGTTGTGGCCTTGACCTCTTGTCAGCTAAAGATTATCATCGCAAACATAGAGTTTGTGAAAATCATTCCAAATCTCCAAAGGTGGTTATTGCTGGTTTGGAACGTCGATTTTGCCAGCAATGTAGCAG GTTCCATGGTCTGTCAGAGTTTGATGAAAACAAAAGAAGCTGCAGACGGCGTCTTTCAGATCACAATGCACGGCGTCGGAAACCTCATCCTGAAACTGTCCAGTTAAATCCATCAGATTTGACTCCGTCGCCTTTTG TTGGGAGGCAACAGATTAGCCCCTTCACTTATACAACGAGCGGAGCCGCGAATACAGTTTGGCAAGACATGCGGCGGAGCAAGCAGCTCCCCCAGACGAAAGATTTTCTGTTGAAGGCTGTGAAAGGCAACAATGAGATACCAAGTATTGTGAGCATGGTCACAGAGGATAATTCCAAAGGCATTGCATTTGCAAGCAAGACTCTTATACTTTTTAACAGATTGATTCAAACTCACTCTCTCTGA
- the LOC130969742 gene encoding squamosa promoter-binding-like protein 12 isoform X1, producing the protein MEWNAKSPSQWEWEHLFFSNAKVTENPKLQPPPDWSGEANGETNVGLLDNSGGSGCSESELMNPSSSRSSKSASINSSSNRDSKTSMFTLESSQDDSSGKKEELVENSHSHEAPPGSGEPLLTLKLGKRLYFEDVCPGSDAKKNQSSSGAPIQAVSSGKKSKSNAQNMQYPCCQVEGCGLDLLSAKDYHRKHRVCENHSKSPKVVIAGLERRFCQQCSRFHGLSEFDENKRSCRRRLSDHNARRRKPHPETVQLNPSDLTPSPFAVGRQQISPFTYTTSGAANTVWQDMRRSKQLPQTKDFLLKAVKGNNEIPSIVSMVTEDNSKGIAFASKTLILFNRLIQTHSL; encoded by the exons ATGGAGTGGAATGCAAAATCTCCCTCACAATGGGAGTGGGAGCACCTGTTCTTCTCCAATGCAAAAGTAACCGAAAACCCCAAATTACAACCACCACCAGATTGGAGTGGTGAAGCAAATGGAGAAACCAATGTTGGGTTGTTGGACAATTCTGGTGGTAGTGGTTGCTCTGAGTCTGAGCTCATGAACCCATCTTCGTCGAGAAGCTCGAAATCTGCTTCCATCAATTCATCTTCCAATAGGGATAGCAAAACATCTATGTTCACCTTAGAAAGTTCCCAAGATGATTCCAGTGGCAAAAAAGAAGAGCTGGTTGAAAACTCTCATTCGCATGAGGCGCCTCCTGGCTCTGGCGAACCGTTGCTTACTCTAAAGCTTGGCAAACGCTTGTACTTTGAGGATGTTTGTCCGGGAAGTGATGCCAAGAAGAACCAGTCTTCCTCAGGTGCTCCGATTCAAGCTGTGAGTAGTGGAAAGAAATCTAAGTCCAATGCTCAGAACATGCAATATCCATGCTGCCAGGTTGAAGGTTGTGGCCTTGACCTCTTGTCAGCTAAAGATTATCATCGCAAACATAGAGTTTGTGAAAATCATTCCAAATCTCCAAAGGTGGTTATTGCTGGTTTGGAACGTCGATTTTGCCAGCAATGTAGCAG GTTCCATGGTCTGTCAGAGTTTGATGAAAACAAAAGAAGCTGCAGACGGCGTCTTTCAGATCACAATGCACGGCGTCGGAAACCTCATCCTGAAACTGTCCAGTTAAATCCATCAGATTTGACTCCGTCGCCTTTTG CAGTTGGGAGGCAACAGATTAGCCCCTTCACTTATACAACGAGCGGAGCCGCGAATACAGTTTGGCAAGACATGCGGCGGAGCAAGCAGCTCCCCCAGACGAAAGATTTTCTGTTGAAGGCTGTGAAAGGCAACAATGAGATACCAAGTATTGTGAGCATGGTCACAGAGGATAATTCCAAAGGCATTGCATTTGCAAGCAAGACTCTTATACTTTTTAACAGATTGATTCAAACTCACTCTCTCTGA